The DNA region CTGAGTGGCGGTGAACTCTGGGGCTGGAGCAGTCCACTCTCCCTGAAACTCCTCCTTGGTCACAGCCTTCTCAGCTGCTGCCTGCTCTTCTTTCTCAATCTCTTCAGGATCTCTGTAGAAGTAGAGATCCGGCATGACCTCCCATGGGTGTTCTCGGGAGATGGTGCCACGCATGTGCAGAACCTCCCGGGCGAGCATCCACCACATGAGACCCACTGAGTGCGCTCCCTTGTTGTTGCATGGGATGGCGATGTCCACGTAGCACAGAGGAGAGTCTGTGTTACACAGCAGTGGTGGGCAGGTTAACGTAAGAGGCTTCTGTGAGGGGCTGGTGGTCAGCCCTGGGATCGGTAACCACCAGAAGCCTTGGCTCCCTGAACGCGGCCTGGATCTGGTTAGTGAAGGTTCCCGGAGTGAAGCGGCCAGCGATGGGAGTGGCTCCAGTGGCAGCCGCAAACTTGAGCACAGCTCGCTGGCCAGTATTCCTGGAGGATATGACACTGACATCAGCCGGGTTTTCAATGGCGACAATGGCCCGTGCGGCCAACAGAAGCTTCTCCCAGGTTCTCTTCAGATTTATGATGTAGATGCCATCACTTTTCCTTTTGTAGATGTACTGTTCCATTTGGAAGTCAAGGTTGGTGCCACCTAAGTGGGTTCCTGCTGCAAGGAATTTGAGGACATCCTCCTCCTTCATTTGCAGGACATCAAGGGCTCCGGACATTGTGAAAGCTTCCCTTTAAGTTACGATGGGAATCGAGAACAACGCCGTATGGACCCCTCTCAGGGCGGCGCCGAAAAGCTATGTATATCTTTATATGTCATAATAAAAGTGAATGAAGGAAAGGAGGGTgatggagagaagaaaggaaggaaggatgtcataataaaagtgaatgaaggaaaggagggtgatggagagaagaaaggaaggaaggaatggagggggagagggaagaatgaagcaagggagggaagaaagcgagaaagaaagaatagagaaaatgaaaaaataaagagagaaaaaaagtgaagagggaggaagggagagaggaagccaGCTTCAAGTCTTGTGGAAGGGAAACACTGGCAGTTCCCCCCTAAACCAAGGATGAAGCATGCCACAGCAGGAGACTCCACACTCTGCATATCTATGCAAACCCGGACCCACACTTTGACCCTACGTTTAACACGGGTCTCTTACTTTGGCAGAAACCTGTCCCACCAACTGCCTCAGCTCTTGGGAAGCAGGAGAGGTTCAGCAGGGAGGGGCTGGATCTGTCCAGAGGCAGAAAATCCGACGTGAAACCAACATGCCCCATGCGTGCTCAGCCCTCGGCCCAGCCTCACTGTGCCACTCGAGAGGCCAGCCCAGCACATCTGCCTCCCAGCTGCAGGGCTCCACACAACCAGACGGCCGCTTAGTTTATGGATTTGGGTTGCAATCCTCGTATAgactcttttatttcttgaaaatcCTTCAGTACTCGGCAGTCCTAGAAAGGCATGCCAGTTCTTCGTATGCCAAATTAATCACCTGCCATTTCAGATGCCAAGTCCAGAAAGTGTTTAGAAGGAGAGTTAAGAGAACTTGACTTGGTGAGGAGACGGAGTTAGCTCTTTGTGTCAAACTGAAATGAGAAGACAGACCTCCTCCTATTCCAACCCAggtgttgtttttttcctctgctgtTGAGCCCTACAATGGCTGAAAACCCACTGGGAACGTTGGTGAGATCCCTTGAAACTAATTTTATATAGCAGTAGCagtaatgttagtcactcagtcatgtccaactctttgcaaaccagtggactgtagcccgccagcctcctctgtccatgggattctccaggcaagaacactggagtgggttgccattcccttctctaggggatcttcccgacccagggattgaactggggtctcctgcattgcaggcagattctttaccgtctgagccaccagggaagccaattttACATAAGGTCTAAACAATTCACTGAAAGGTTACTAAGAGTCTGCGAGGTGCCAAGTACCATGCTATGTGCT from Dama dama isolate Ldn47 chromosome 32, ASM3311817v1, whole genome shotgun sequence includes:
- the LOC133050428 gene encoding LOW QUALITY PROTEIN: small ribosomal subunit protein uS2-like (The sequence of the model RefSeq protein was modified relative to this genomic sequence to represent the inferred CDS: inserted 2 bases in 1 codon), with the protein product MSGALDVLQMKEEDVLKFLAAGTHLGGTNLDFQMEQYIYKRKSDGIYIINLKRTWEKLLLAARAIVAIENPADVSVISSRNTGQRAVLKFAAATGATPIAGRFTPGTFTNQIQAAFREPRLLVVTDPRADHQPLTEASYVNLPTXLLCNTDSPLCYVDIAIPCNNKGAHSVGLMWWMLAREVLHMRGTISREHPWEVMPDLYFYRDPEEIEKEEQAAAEKAVTKEEFQGEWTAPAPEFTATQPEVADWSEGVRVPPAPIQQFPTEDWSAQPSTEDWSAAPTAQATEWVGTTTEWS